A stretch of DNA from Triticum dicoccoides isolate Atlit2015 ecotype Zavitan chromosome 2A, WEW_v2.0, whole genome shotgun sequence:
tgaaagaatcgacggattgctagagatcaactgatatattctcatattattggctcgcttgtgtatttggcgagtgccaggaggcctgacatctcttttgttgtgATCAaagtgagtcggtttgtgtcaaaaccgggagatgatcattggcatgcacttgagagagttatgcgctacttgaaaggcactgcgagctatgagattcactacaccgggtatccaagggtactagagggttatagtgactcaaactggatatctgatgctgatgaaattaaggccacaagtggttatgtttttacacttggtggtggcgctgtttcctggaagtcttgcaagcagaccatcttaacgaggtcaactatggaagcagaactatagtattagacactgccactgttgaagcagagtggctacgtgagctcttgatggacttgcctatggttgaaaaaccaatactccctatcctgatgaactgtgacaatcaaactgtgatcgtcaagataaacagttctaaggacaatatgaagtcctcaaggcatgtgaagaggagactaaaatctgtcagaaaattgaggaactccggagttattatgttggattatatccaaatgtcAAAAAACTTGactgatcccttcacaaagggtttatcacgtagtgtgatagataatgcatcgatggagatgggtatgagacccaccacatgagttgtccatagtgataacccactctatgtgatcggagatcccgtgaagtagaagtgggagacaagctgttggttagCCGGGAGGAGAGTATtcctatattaattatcccactccgtgaagatgcaatactctcctgatatgTATGACatgttgatacttatcttaatgtgttccaagtggtttATTCGGGTAagtagagatgttgtcctgcagagcatCTCCTCAGGAACACACCTATCTGAATTTGACtattaacgtcgcagtctgtgagaattgagtgttttctaataaattcatgaaaggccctggagtatgacgtatacgctctaCCCGcgaggaagccttgcggcagcccagtatcggtcaagaatttgtgtggaactagtctcgcagaaaatttgtagttcaaggcatagtccactattcaagttgtgatctggtGTAGCATAAATCTCTGAGTGGAAGTTTAACTTTACAGTCTCCACtgagcaccggtatataaacaatgttttggaactaaatgatgagatgtgccaatgagacttgtgTGGGGTTAttagaattttgctagtaggcctttggctcaaagctcaactaaaattctgaaattctcttggcccattcatacaCACATGTGAGTGaagtgagtgagactaaagtttagtcccaccatgtaAGTTGAGTGAGAGTTGCACTTTTTTATAAGGtgggctcttctaccacttgtatgagcatgagaagaggagacctacacgcgtgctcctcctcgctcgcctcgcctcgtcacgacgcgtcgcgtcgcggattgcgggattgagccgagccgagaactgggatatgcacgttgtctatatttttgctgctcgaaaaagaataatgagtcattaattaataattaacggacgttgGATCGCGACTCAGACGTGGGTTTTACTCCCACAACCTACTcaacccgcactatatagtcaggcagacgtctaccctagccgtcgccgcatcgtatggtttcgcaccaccgttccagatcattgcgccgccaagtaagtcttctccatccctcctgtacgggagaggggcgatcaggtttttggggagcgtactcgcgcgactgctggcagcgacgacttcgccaacgatgacttctttcccgacctcggcaacctcatcctcgacgacatgggcgacaacttcAATGTCgtcggtgctgctcccgctgcaccgtatgtgattctatccttcttgttcgagatcatggtagaattcatgtttctagtatgtgccttaGATGTAatttgttcatctactatgctagtttgcatgattagtttaatctctgctattgcTGTCATGATTTATCATAtgtttattcagattaaatctcatagtaatttgctcatatttccaacaacaagtaCATGGATGTTTAATACTTCCTCCGTAAACAAATAGGAGTATGCTCATGtatttgtttacggagggagtacacatctaTTCATTGATGACTGATCTTGCAATACATATCCAGCCGGAAACTCTAGTGTTGAACTAAACCTGATACTGTAATACTCATCTTCTCATTGCTGAAGAGTTGACAAAGCAAACAAAGAAAAATCTGGACAGAAGGGCCCGTTTTAGTGACAAAATGAAGAACAGAGCGGATCACAATTCACACATTATTAATACTTGTATCAGTTCAGTTGTACAAAAGTTTGGCAGAGTATGATACACCATATAACCCTcgcaataaaataaataaaaactccACACAAGTGGCAAAATTAGGAAGTGTTTCTAGCTTTACATGGGGGCTAGTTGCTAAGCTCTAACCAACAAACAGAAACGGGGGCAGAGAAAATGCAGGACCTGATGATTGCTGACAGAGAAACGGCGAATATCACAAGCAACCGCTAAAACCTGACCTCTTCAGGGCTAACAACAGTTCAAAGGTGGCAATACGACCTCCGAGCTAGAACTCCTGGTTGATAACCTTCTTTTCatgcaagaagctatcactcgtcaTGAACCCGTCTTGGCTGAGTATCATCTTGGCCAGTAAAGTACATCATGACACCGAGAAGAGCAACAACAAACATGAGAATGTATAATGAGTTCATGCTGACAAGAGAGTGCATGAAACCCATGAAGGAAGGGCCACTGACTTTCTTCTTTATTGTTCTCCCTGCTCTATATCCCTCAAGGAATTGGCTTAATTGGGATGCTTGGTCGCCTTCTTCTAACTTCTCTGAACCCTCCACCTTCGCAAGAAGCATTTTTAGTCAGTTACACGACATGGCGAACTATAAAACGGATGCTGACAAGCTAAGCAGAAATAGCAGGTTAAAAAACACACTTCCGTATTTCTTTTCAATATTTTTAACCATACCTCTATATCTAATTTTCAAACTTCTAAAATACCATATAAATATGAAAGGACTAAACATATCGCTTCTACCGAATACGATATAACCAATATAAGCACGCCGATGAACAGTGATACACTAAAGGTGGTTTCATTGGGATGCTGGTAGCTGGAACAAGAATAGATTACTGAGGTAAGTGTTAGACTTACTAGTTCATACTCTTCATTTCTGTCCCACACTAGCAGCTTTGGCAATTGTGAGCTCTTGGAAACATCAAAAGTCTCCACAAACTCCTCCCATTGTTTGACTCCAACATATCCAAACACCAAATCACGGTTCGCATGAGCAGCAGACCTCAAAATTTTTACCAGCTGGGTAGAATTTACATCCGAGTCATCCTCCAAAATTGCGAGGACAACTTTTCTGTCATCATCATCCAGCAATTTCAGTGTCTCGGTGTTGATGGGGACAGTCAAAGGCAGCAGCGATTGCCTTACAAAATCCTCCAAGAAACGTCCTGTGTACACAACAAGACCGCCATTTACTAGCCTCATAAACGTGGGACGATAAGATATTAAAaagtttctactccctccgttcctaaatatttgtctttctagaaatttcaacaagcgactatatacgaagcaaaatgagtgaatctacactctaaaatatatctatatacatccgtatgtggtagtccatttgaaatctctaaaaagacaaatatttaggaacggagggagtacatgttagtCAAATTACCACTCAGATTCAAGAAACTAGAAACTGTGAATAATAGACATAAGGAGGGAATAAAATAATGCTTCCTAACAATTACCTTCAAATGGGCCATAGAACACACTTTGTTCATTATACTTTGGATGAACTGCAACCAATGCTGGGATCTTATTAAAATCATATGTCGCCATCCAGTCCTCAGAAAAATCTTTTGCGACGGCAAACCATGCTCTTTTCTTGTATTTTCCTCCATATTCAGCAATCAATGACTCGTTGACCCCAAAACCGATGAACATCGGAAAGCTTGTGCCAGCATTCTCAACAAAGCTCTTGATTGCAGAATCCGACTCAAGAGTAGAAACATCAGGCGCAACAAACTTCTTAAGATTGCGGACAAGTAAGTCAGCTTTCCTTGAACCAGTGTATTCAATAGGGACCCCATGTATAAAGAGCATTAGAGTAGGGAACCCACTGCActcagaagaaaaataaagaaCATCATAATGATAGCATGTACAAATCTCTAAACCCAGACTAGTTATGGGCGGAACACTTACTCCACTCCATATTTTGATCCAAGCTTCCTGTACTTGTCGGCATTTACTTTGGCAACCATGATGGGCTCACTCAATCCCACCAACACCGGTGCAGCTTCATCTAACTGCAACAGTTCATTTTCTCAGTCTTAAGTCCTACAAGACAGATACTCCAAAGTTCCCTGCTTTTATAACAGTTGAAATAAGCAAATGTAAAATTTGAGGATCTAGTTAAGGTCAAGAAAGAAACATCTTGATACACCTATGGGTCTGGGTCTGTTTGGTTGGTGCCAACCTTTACCGTACCAAAATGTTGGCAGACTATGTTTCTTTGAATCTTAATTGGTTGGGATGCCAATGGAATCTTGCCAACTCTCCACACATTCTCTTTACAAATCTTGCCAAACTTTGTCCAACAAAGGGTCAAGGAATCTCTAGCCAATGGTTGG
This window harbors:
- the LOC119355181 gene encoding protein disulfide isomerase-like 5-2, which produces MATTPPPPPLPLLLLPLLLLAAFSAAEEFPRDGKVIDLDDSNFEAALSSIDFLFVDFYAPWCGHCKRLAPELDEAAPVLVGLSEPIMVAKVNADKYRKLGSKYGVDGFPTLMLFIHGVPIEYTGSRKADLLVRNLKKFVAPDVSTLESDSAIKSFVENAGTSFPMFIGFGVNESLIAEYGGKYKKRAWFAVAKDFSEDWMATYDFNKIPALVAVHPKYNEQSVFYGPFEGRFLEDFVRQSLLPLTVPINTETLKLLDDDDRKVVLAILEDDSDVNSTQLVKILRSAAHANRDLVFGYVGVKQWEEFVETFDVSKSSQLPKLLVWDRNEEYELVEGSEKLEEGDQASQLSQFLEGYRAGRTIKKKVSGPSFMGFMHSLVSMNSLYILMFVVALLGVMMYFTGQDDTQPRRVHDE